One Longimicrobiaceae bacterium DNA segment encodes these proteins:
- a CDS encoding HEAT repeat domain-containing protein: MNGQTSQEVCPWNSFASDTAEEAFLPRADVDGVALIELMGLTQEEFSRRFKGSAVKPTKRRALLRNVAVALGNWGSPEAVPVLTAALNDEEPLVRGHAAWALGRIGTEGALQAPRGRAEVEGDAWVWEEIEHASEEAVGASPP, encoded by the coding sequence GTGAATGGACAGACCTCCCAGGAGGTATGTCCGTGGAACTCGTTCGCCTCGGACACAGCGGAGGAGGCGTTCCTCCCGCGCGCCGACGTGGACGGGGTGGCGCTGATCGAGCTGATGGGGCTGACGCAGGAGGAGTTCTCGCGGCGCTTCAAGGGCTCGGCTGTCAAGCCGACCAAGCGGCGGGCGCTGCTGCGCAACGTGGCCGTCGCGCTCGGCAACTGGGGCTCGCCGGAGGCGGTGCCGGTGCTGACGGCGGCGCTGAACGACGAGGAGCCGCTGGTGCGGGGGCACGCGGCGTGGGCGCTCGGGCGGATCGGGACGGAGGGCGCGCTCCAGGCGCCGCGGGGGAGGGCGGAGGTGGAGGGGGATGCCTGGGTGTGGGAGGAGATCGAACACGCCTCGGAGGAGGCGGTGGGTGCCTCTCCCCCTTGA
- a CDS encoding type II toxin-antitoxin system Phd/YefM family antitoxin, giving the protein MQTWKLEDAKNRFSEVVRLALSHEPQRVTRNGRDAVVVVSAEDYERLIAPGDVVDFLRHSPLAEALSSGEFDLERPGDLGRDVSF; this is encoded by the coding sequence ATGCAGACGTGGAAGCTTGAAGACGCCAAGAACCGGTTCAGCGAGGTGGTCCGGCTCGCTCTCTCCCACGAGCCCCAGCGCGTCACCCGCAACGGACGCGACGCCGTCGTGGTCGTCAGCGCAGAGGATTACGAGCGCCTGATCGCCCCGGGGGATGTGGTCGATTTCCTCCGGCACTCTCCGCTTGCGGAAGCGCTGTCCAGCGGCGAGTTCGATCTCGAACGTCCCGGAGACCTGGGAAGAGACGTTTCCTTCTGA
- a CDS encoding type II toxin-antitoxin system VapC family toxin — MRYLLDTNVLAEPAKPRPDPNVVAWLQAQSPLDLALSVLTFGEIEKGLSLLPAGARREALANWLRTDLPRQFTGRLLTVDDRVALEWGRLAAEGRKVGRELPVVDGLLLATCAAHGLTLVTRNERDCGNRGVPVLNPWLG; from the coding sequence ATGCGCTATCTCCTCGATACGAACGTGCTCGCCGAGCCGGCGAAGCCCCGTCCTGACCCGAACGTCGTGGCCTGGCTGCAGGCGCAATCGCCACTCGATCTTGCATTGAGCGTCCTCACGTTCGGCGAGATCGAGAAGGGGCTCTCACTTCTGCCGGCGGGGGCCCGGCGGGAGGCGCTCGCAAACTGGCTCCGTACCGACCTCCCCCGACAGTTCACGGGACGGTTGCTGACGGTGGATGACCGGGTGGCGCTCGAGTGGGGGCGGCTCGCTGCGGAAGGACGGAAGGTGGGGCGGGAGCTACCGGTGGTGGATGGGCTACTCCTGGCGACGTGCGCAGCCCATGGGCTCACCCTCGTAACGCGGAACGAGCGCGACTGCGGGAACCGAGGGGTACCGGTCCTGAACCCCTGGCTCGGCTGA
- a CDS encoding HEAT repeat domain-containing protein — protein sequence MCPWNSFASDTAEEAFLPRSGVDGAALIELMGMSQEEFSRRFKGSAVKRTKRRGLLRNVAVALGSWGSPEAVPVLTAALNYEEPLVRGHAAWALGPIGTAGALQALRGRAEVRRTPGCGRRSRRRSPSASESRGDSPTGAPV from the coding sequence GTGTGTCCGTGGAACTCGTTCGCCTCGGACACGGCGGAGGAGGCGTTCCTGCCGCGATCAGGGGTGGACGGGGCGGCGCTGATCGAGCTGATGGGGATGTCGCAGGAGGAGTTCTCGCGACGCTTCAAGGGTTCGGCTGTGAAGCGGACCAAGCGGCGGGGGCTGCTGCGGAACGTGGCCGTCGCGCTCGGCAGCTGGGGCTCGCCGGAGGCGGTGCCGGTGCTGACGGCGGCGCTGAACTACGAGGAGCCGCTGGTGCGGGGGCACGCGGCGTGGGCGCTGGGGCCGATCGGGACGGCGGGGGCGCTGCAGGCGCTGCGGGGGAGGGCAGAGGTGAGGAGGACGCCTGGGTGCGGGAGGAGATCGAGGCGACGCTCGCCGAGCGCTAGTGAGAGTCGCGGTGACAGCCCGACGGGTGCTCCGGTGTAG
- a CDS encoding RiPP maturation radical SAM C-methyltransferase — translation MYKIALVNMPMASLAAPSLALTQLRFVAMKAFGDRVSVEIDYLNQDFAHYMTPPAYHELNSFEHHPTGLAEWFFREAAFPGIPDNTEEYFRRHYPQHDPHNRMIRQFVLQKREGLEAHFDEMIDKYGLDRVDLVGFTSMFAQNVATLAMARRVKERNPGVVVVMGGANCEAPMGREIVDHVPAVDFVFSGPSLKSFPELVRCLMEGDEAGCHRLNGVFSRRNQIRPAGCSSKSDMVTLGGPAAFTVGASGDELDINEPVELDYGRFLDMYEASFPDEPQPVLFFETSRGCWWGERAHCTFCGLNGSTINYRAMKPELAFRLLDSLFQHESRCAELSSVDNILPKSYLTDVLPFLDTPSSMEIFYEVKADLAEESFRVLQKSRVLKIQPGIEALNTSTLKLMRKGTSAFQNLQFLINCLRYGIHPSWNLLIGFPGEEIQVYEKYLEDLPLLTHLPPPSGVFPIRFDRFSPYYDEAESYGLALHPLDWYDMTYPFGSDVLMNLAYYFSDHNFAAPYAMHAARMVAKLRTQVDRWTTMWNDSEKRPQLRLGERNGETTVYDSRSGAPVEYSITRESRVLLSALSTAKKLSALTTELEDLDVAAELEILRARELIFHEGERFMSLVVSPRVGLSGPVAQIDRAVAAV, via the coding sequence ATGTACAAGATCGCCCTGGTGAACATGCCGATGGCAAGCCTGGCCGCTCCGTCCCTCGCGCTCACGCAGCTGCGGTTCGTGGCGATGAAGGCGTTCGGAGACCGCGTCTCGGTCGAGATCGACTACCTCAACCAGGACTTCGCCCACTACATGACGCCGCCGGCGTACCACGAGCTCAACAGCTTCGAGCACCATCCCACGGGGCTGGCGGAGTGGTTCTTCCGGGAGGCGGCCTTCCCCGGGATCCCGGACAACACAGAGGAATACTTTCGCCGCCACTATCCGCAGCACGATCCGCACAACCGCATGATCAGGCAGTTCGTGCTGCAGAAGCGCGAGGGGCTCGAGGCGCACTTCGACGAGATGATCGACAAGTACGGGCTGGACCGGGTGGACCTGGTGGGCTTCACCTCCATGTTCGCGCAGAACGTGGCCACCCTGGCGATGGCCCGCCGCGTGAAGGAGCGGAATCCGGGCGTGGTGGTCGTCATGGGTGGCGCCAACTGCGAGGCTCCCATGGGGAGGGAGATCGTGGACCACGTCCCCGCCGTGGACTTCGTGTTCTCCGGGCCGTCGCTGAAGAGCTTCCCGGAGCTCGTGCGGTGCCTGATGGAAGGAGACGAAGCCGGGTGCCATCGGCTGAACGGGGTGTTTTCCCGGCGAAACCAGATCCGGCCCGCCGGGTGCTCCTCGAAGAGCGACATGGTCACACTGGGAGGCCCGGCCGCGTTCACGGTAGGTGCCTCCGGTGACGAGCTGGACATCAACGAGCCCGTGGAGCTGGACTACGGGCGCTTTCTCGACATGTACGAGGCGAGCTTCCCGGACGAGCCCCAGCCGGTCCTCTTCTTCGAGACCTCCCGCGGATGCTGGTGGGGCGAGCGAGCGCACTGCACGTTCTGTGGTCTCAACGGCTCCACCATCAACTACCGGGCGATGAAGCCCGAGCTCGCCTTCCGGCTGCTGGATTCGCTCTTCCAGCACGAATCCAGGTGTGCGGAGCTCTCGAGCGTGGACAACATCCTCCCCAAGTCGTACCTGACCGACGTGCTCCCCTTTCTCGACACGCCGTCCAGCATGGAGATCTTCTACGAGGTGAAGGCCGACCTGGCGGAGGAGTCCTTCCGGGTGCTCCAGAAGTCGCGGGTGCTCAAGATCCAGCCGGGGATCGAGGCACTGAACACCTCCACGCTGAAGCTGATGCGCAAGGGCACCTCGGCCTTCCAGAACCTCCAGTTCCTCATCAACTGCCTGCGGTACGGCATCCACCCGTCGTGGAACCTGTTGATCGGTTTTCCCGGCGAGGAGATACAGGTGTACGAGAAGTACCTGGAAGATCTCCCCCTCCTGACCCACCTTCCCCCGCCGAGCGGGGTGTTCCCCATTCGCTTCGACCGCTTCAGCCCCTACTACGACGAGGCCGAGAGCTATGGCCTGGCCCTTCATCCGCTCGACTGGTACGACATGACCTACCCGTTCGGTTCCGACGTGCTGATGAACCTGGCCTACTACTTCTCGGATCACAACTTCGCCGCTCCGTATGCCATGCATGCAGCCAGGATGGTGGCGAAGCTGCGCACCCAGGTGGATCGCTGGACCACGATGTGGAACGACTCCGAAAAGCGTCCGCAGCTCCGTCTCGGAGAGAGGAACGGGGAGACCACCGTGTACGATTCGCGTTCGGGTGCACCGGTGGAGTACTCGATCACCCGAGAGAGCCGCGTCCTCCTGAGCGCCTTGAGCACGGCCAAGAAGCTTTCGGCGCTCACGACGGAGCTCGAGGATCTCGATGTCGCCGCGGAACTCGAGATCCTGCGCGCGCGGGAGCTCATCTTCCATGAGGGTGAACGATTCATGAGCCTGGTGGTTTCGCCACGGGTAGGTCTGAGCGGGCCGGTCGCGCAGATCGACCGGGCGGTGGCGGCGGTGTAG